A window of the Sphaerobacter thermophilus DSM 20745 genome harbors these coding sequences:
- a CDS encoding YciI family protein: MKYAAIIQYGNREQIAKVRPVHREYLGRLKEQGKLWASGPFTDDSGALIIYEAESEEEARRLITDDPFHAAGVFVSYELKPWQQVF; encoded by the coding sequence ATGAAGTACGCTGCGATCATCCAGTACGGCAATCGTGAGCAGATCGCGAAGGTCCGCCCGGTCCACCGCGAATACCTCGGGCGCCTGAAGGAGCAGGGGAAACTCTGGGCTTCCGGCCCGTTCACCGACGACAGCGGCGCCCTCATCATCTACGAAGCCGAGTCCGAAGAGGAGGCCCGCCGCCTCATCACGGACGACCCCTTCCACGCCGCCGGCGTCTTCGTCAGCTACGAGCTGAAGCCGTGGCAGCAGGTGTTCTAA
- a CDS encoding AMP-binding protein, producing MAASSYAHGASPIPLLGETIGENLRRTVERVGDHEALVVRHQDYRATYREFWEQTGLAARGLLARGVRKGDRVGIWSPNRYEWVVIQYATARIGAILVNINPAYKTAELEYALNQSGTSFLILARAFRTTDYVAMLNEVRDRCPELRQTLVLDDEWEGLLADGAGVPEATLAEIEASLQFDEPINIQYTSGTTGFPKGATLSHHNILNNGFFIGEGLRYTENDRVCIPVPFYHCFGMVLGNLACTTHGACIVVPGEAYDPVAVLEMVQAERCTSLYGVPTMFIGELEHPRFSEFDLSTLRTGIMAGSPCPVEVMKRVQSQMHMTEVAICYGMTETSPVSTQTAIDDPLEKRVGSVGKVHPHIEVKIIDPATGEIVPRGTPGELCTRGYSVMLGYWNNEEATRQAIDAARWMHTGDLATMDDEGYVNIVGRIKDMIIRGGENIYPREVEEFLYTHPAVADVQVIGVPDERYGEEVMAWVKLREGAQVTGEELAAYCRGRIATYKIPRYWKFTDTFPMTVTGKIQKFRMREMAIEELGLHGAAAVQTA from the coding sequence ATGGCCGCATCGTCCTACGCCCACGGCGCCAGCCCGATCCCCCTGCTGGGTGAGACCATCGGCGAGAACCTGCGGCGCACGGTGGAGCGCGTCGGGGACCACGAGGCGCTTGTCGTCCGCCATCAGGATTACCGCGCCACCTACCGGGAATTCTGGGAGCAGACCGGACTGGCGGCCCGTGGCCTGCTGGCCCGTGGTGTCCGCAAGGGGGATCGCGTCGGGATCTGGTCGCCCAACCGCTACGAGTGGGTCGTCATCCAATACGCCACCGCCCGCATCGGCGCGATCCTGGTCAACATTAACCCGGCCTACAAGACCGCCGAGCTCGAGTACGCACTGAACCAGTCGGGCACAAGTTTCCTGATCCTGGCGCGCGCCTTCCGGACAACGGACTATGTCGCCATGCTCAATGAGGTCCGCGACCGCTGCCCGGAGCTGCGGCAAACGCTGGTCCTCGACGACGAATGGGAGGGACTGCTCGCCGACGGAGCGGGCGTGCCGGAGGCGACGCTTGCAGAGATTGAGGCGAGCCTCCAGTTCGACGAGCCGATCAACATCCAGTACACCTCGGGTACCACCGGGTTCCCCAAAGGCGCGACCCTCTCTCACCACAACATCCTGAACAACGGCTTCTTCATCGGGGAGGGCTTGCGCTACACGGAGAACGACCGCGTGTGTATCCCGGTACCGTTCTACCACTGCTTCGGGATGGTGCTGGGCAATCTCGCGTGCACCACCCATGGCGCCTGCATCGTCGTCCCCGGCGAGGCCTACGACCCGGTCGCGGTGCTGGAGATGGTGCAGGCCGAGCGCTGTACCTCGCTCTACGGCGTCCCCACCATGTTCATCGGCGAGCTGGAGCACCCGCGTTTCTCGGAGTTCGACCTCTCGACCCTCCGCACCGGGATCATGGCGGGTTCCCCCTGCCCGGTCGAGGTGATGAAGCGCGTTCAGTCGCAGATGCATATGACCGAGGTCGCCATCTGCTACGGCATGACCGAGACTTCGCCCGTCTCGACCCAGACCGCGATCGACGACCCGCTGGAGAAGCGTGTGGGGTCCGTCGGCAAGGTTCACCCGCATATCGAGGTCAAGATCATCGACCCGGCCACCGGCGAGATCGTGCCGCGCGGCACCCCGGGCGAGCTGTGCACCCGTGGCTACTCCGTGATGCTGGGCTACTGGAACAACGAGGAGGCCACCCGCCAGGCGATCGACGCCGCCCGCTGGATGCATACCGGCGACCTGGCAACGATGGACGACGAGGGGTACGTCAACATCGTCGGCCGGATCAAGGACATGATCATCCGCGGCGGAGAGAACATCTACCCGCGCGAGGTGGAGGAGTTCCTCTACACCCACCCGGCGGTAGCCGACGTCCAGGTCATCGGCGTGCCGGACGAGCGATACGGTGAAGAGGTCATGGCCTGGGTCAAGCTGCGGGAGGGTGCGCAGGTCACCGGGGAGGAGCTGGCCGCCTACTGCCGGGGCCGCATCGCGACGTACAAGATCCCGCGCTACTGGAAATTCACCGACACCTTCCCGATGACGGTGACGGGCAAGATTCAGAAGTTCCGGATGCGGGAAATGGCGATCGAGGAACTCGGCCTGCACGGCGCCGCCGCGGTCCAGACCGCCTAG
- the phoU gene encoding phosphate signaling complex protein PhoU — translation MTAPGQPRAHYDRQLDTLRRDLLMLGSVTEKAVARAVDALRRRDSALAREVIREDRNIDERSYDLEERALLLLATQQPLATDLRTIAATLFIITELERIGDYAEGIARITLMLEPYPPLKPLIDIPRMAEIALEMLHGSLAAFVDGDLVACQAIWHRDDEVDALYDQVYRELLTYMLSDPGTIERATRLIWAAHNLERIADRVTNICERTAFVITGNPRALPSDEEAAPGG, via the coding sequence ATGACCGCACCAGGACAGCCCCGGGCTCACTACGATCGGCAGCTCGACACGCTGCGCCGGGATCTGCTGATGCTCGGCAGCGTCACCGAGAAGGCCGTCGCCCGCGCCGTCGACGCACTGCGCCGGCGCGACAGCGCGCTGGCACGCGAGGTCATCCGCGAGGATCGGAACATCGACGAGCGCAGCTACGACCTGGAGGAGCGCGCGCTCCTGCTACTCGCCACCCAGCAGCCACTTGCGACCGACCTGCGCACCATCGCGGCGACGCTCTTCATCATCACCGAGCTCGAGCGCATCGGCGACTACGCCGAGGGGATCGCTCGCATCACCCTCATGCTGGAGCCATACCCGCCGCTCAAGCCGCTGATCGACATCCCGCGCATGGCCGAGATCGCGCTGGAGATGCTCCACGGCAGCCTCGCCGCGTTCGTCGACGGGGATCTCGTGGCCTGCCAGGCCATCTGGCACCGGGACGACGAGGTGGACGCGCTCTACGATCAGGTCTACCGCGAGCTGCTCACCTACATGCTCTCCGACCCCGGCACCATCGAGCGCGCCACCCGCCTCATCTGGGCGGCGCACAACCTGGAGCGCATCGCCGACCGGGTGACCAACATCTGCGAGCGCACCGCCTTCGTCATCACCGGAAATCCCCGCGCGCTTCCGAGCGACGAGGAGGCAGCCCCCGGCGGGTGA